taatgtatttttttcagcaACCTTAGTGTGAAAACCTAATTAAGTATAATCGTGTTCGCTTTACACcgtatttttaatatttcttgtgACCTTGGGGAAAACTTACAGCATACTTCagttataaaaaatactttttcggTAATCAAGcgtattttacttaattttatttCCCGTCCATATGTAATGAAAACAATCACATTTACCATTGCATCTGACGTTTACATCAAACTGGCAATTGTGTCGGCTGAATTCACCATATTTAGGGCACTGACTGATAGATTCCTCCGATCCGACACAAGCATACCTGGCCAGGTCATCTATGACATCAGAGTTTCCCAGCGGCGAAACCAGGGTGAATTTTGCTCCAATCCTTGCAAACAATAAAGGGCAGATAATTTCGTCCATTTGgacaattactgtgaaatcattaatattcgtggaggactaattttcgtggatttcgtggttgagtcaatccacgaaatttaatcccaacgaacaagtaaaattcccattcatttcatgttcaaaagctgaaatccacgaattcatatccccaagaaattgctgttttgtccaaaaccacgaaatttcatgcccacgaaatttaatgattttacagtagttaaaatttgattttttgtacaaTTAAGTACACCAGTTACAAGAgctaacagaaaaacaaaaatatgatcgGCAGCAAAGATTATATTTCTAAGAACTTATTcaacataacaaaacaaaacaaacatgttaaaaagGTGAAAATCTACCGTTGCAGAAAGATCTGAAAGGATACCTGGAATATCCTAGCTGGTGACATATCACCCCAGCTGTATTTGCATCGAAAGTAGTTCCATCGAAAGTAGTTCCGTTGTGACAAAAGCGTGACATTGGAGCAACATCTCGTCCGCCTTGTCGGCGACCAGAAAGGCGTTTTTCGGATTTGCTGCCATTCGTTGTGATTCCATATACTTCCATAACAGCTATGTCCGTGGCTTGAACAAAGGCAGTATTGTGAAAGAAACACGGAGCAAAAaggcaaaaatgtttttcttaaccAGTAATCACTGGACATATTTAAAGTATATATGTACTAAATGTGATGAAATTTGCATAAAACTGTGGCTTTCTATCAATAAATAGTTGCGATAAACCTTTGTCTCTTTAAAAATTGAAAGAATTTAGTCACAGTGGATCATGAACTTCCAACCAAATTCTTTCAACCTAATGATTATACAGATTAAACCATTGTGCCCATTTAGAACATGCACCCTTTTGGAGTCCGTTACTGATCTCTTCGTCATCGCTGTTAAAAATACGTATAATGTTCCTAACTTTGTGCTTGAAAACGGTAAAATAGAGACTAGTGTACAGAATGTATTCTTAACAAGTAACTACCAAAAGTAAGAGGTGCGAGGAAAATTATCATATaagttacagtcaaacctgtctataaagaccacccttgagagagacaaaatgtggtctttattggaaggtggtctttattcacaggttaaaatacactgtaaatgttaaaatgggaaacaaatcATGCGGTCCATAGagacaggtggtctctgttcagaggtggtctttaacacaggtttaactgtatataattataattgccAAAAATACAAAGTAGTATCATCTTAAGTTAGcatatatcaaacaaaatcacCAACGATCTATAggtaatgttaccatggaaacaaagacAAACAATGTCCTTGCATTTACCTTTACAGTTCAGAGCAACAACATTATCTGACCGCTTATTACGATTGTGTTTTGTCTGACAGTCTCTCAACAACAGCTCTTCTCCGGAACATAGGTACTCTACATGTATTGGACTTGCATCCTCGTCAACAATCTCTTTTAAATATATCTCTACAAGGGAACTGAAACACAGAACGAAacgtgaataaaaataaatattttatacttcattgttttaatttacttTCATAATTCTTACTTATGGTGTAAGCTGTCAGCTTGACATTCAATTCCTCAAGATTGTAACAACATATGTATTATCgagattttacaaatattttttccaGTCATTCGAAGAAGTAAAGTAGACTCGCCGCAAAACTGCCGACTCACTCACCGTGAGCAAACCGCGCGGCAAGTATATTACATATTTCGATTTAACCTTCGACCTGCTGGTGGtaagtgattttgtctttgcgaccagtgcaaagcAAGGTCAGCCTGTACATCCTTGCTGGTTGATCAATGTCAGCACTgcttgctattcagtcagtaaatttttggtGAAATTCCTTTATAATAATAAGTCGTACTGCCCAAATTtattgatggaccagtccatttaaaaaTCTCAGCAGAGTAAAGGTTACCATAAACTGAAATTCCCCACCTGCTGTAGCCTAGTTCTCTACATGCAACCAGTGCCATTGGATAATCAGGACGAATATCTGCAAAAGTTTGCAGTGTGCCATCCATACCACTCCTCTGCATTAAGATCCCACTATGAGGAGTTTCTCCATCCAGAAGTTTTAAACCATCTGTAAAATAAGCTTAGAAATACTTATCAGAGACGGGTCTTATCGAAATCAGAGCTAAGCGTCCGAAACGTGAAAAAATATAGGAACAACACACGTTTATGTGTATTAACGTCAGGtaatattgtagggataacgcatgttttttcgtgttataacgtctgcagaatcccgagggattggttggtgcccgagcccgtagggcgagggtaccaacgtatcccgagggattctgcagatgttataacacgaaatgaacatgcgctaacgctattctagcataaaacgcggaaaaaatactaataaatgaatacatcctacctcaacgtcattaaatttccatgaaatgcgcgggaatgtctgagctgtCTTTTACTTTgatgtcatttcgttttgaattatccgttttggggccgaatgacgtttacgctttgccacggaactcgcatatataaaaaggtgttataacagcacgtgagcgcgagaatctctctgttaacacacgttttctgtcctgttaaaacacccccgaaatgtgacaataacagcagttttatgctagaatgtccAACGAACGAGGCAACAGACATATCCCGAGGGCTTctgcgaagttagttctgaatcgtagaagaagagacagttctaagcaggcactctacgatttgcactggctgccgatcaaagccagaataaactttaagatcttgacgtacatgttcaattgccatgttggaaatgcgcctgcatatttgattgaactcttaacaccgaaaatcccccagcgctccctcagatcctcggagtcatcagttgactgttacaccgtccctttcaacaagcgaaaaacttttagtgatagaagctttagtactatagggccaaagttgtggaacaatttgccgctgaacatcagacaaagttcttcaattgactgctttaagaaaaagttgaaaacgcatttcttcagagactactttgcattattctaagttttgactgagttttaaaacagtgatgctagtgacagtgatagaaatttaatgtttgtctgtgataattatatgttagtaatattttaaaatatagtattatcattaactttaaattaataattgctattttaattcgttttaattaatcttatttaaaatattttatatctaatattttatttcaacttgtattgtaaaacgccattgaatatgttttaaatgtagaaataggcgtttaagcaaataaaccagtttcagtttcagtttcagtttcagaggCTGTTTAAAGGTTAATTCTTGATTGCCCTGTGAgatagagcggacgcagtggtccagcaGTGGTAACAGTGGCTGACTACGACACctgaggtcgtgagttcgagcccccgctcctccaactaaaaaatactaacattgtGATAAGTGTCCTATGTATTGGGTGCTTTACATCTGGCACGCTATAGAACCAGGggagcttctggaattggagcgtcttctgtatcttgcactaccCTCCTACTAACATTGGAGGTATCGCCTagctttttacagattttattacgggtggcgactataaataagcttatatacaaacaaacaaaccctgTGAGGTTATGGTATAACAGATCGAAGAAGTGCATACTGACTTGAGGGTAGATCCGGAGATTAATAAATGATATTTAGTGAATGTGGTTTTAGTATATATTGGTACAGATAGGTAGGACAGGGAGATATAATTCTACTGACAAGGTAAACCATATAAAAGAACTAGGTTCATATCTACAGAGTCGCCTTGGTGGGATGCTGTGCGATGCGGCACAGGTAAACATAAACTTTAATTCTAGAAGTAAGGAGAGGTCTTGCAACAGTAACACCAACACAAGACGTATTTTTCCTATGTTTAATTGCTTGTAAGCATTTGTACAGGCTTTGAAATATTTCGTTGGTATGGCGGTATCATTTTATAATGTGTGAAGCTATAagcaaaatattcacaaaccttTACAGCTGATTGCAATTTCTGTCAAACTGCCTGTCGAGTCCTGAACACCGTCCGGATCTCCCCCGACAGAACACTCCGATAGCCTTTCTTCTAACCCGGAACATGCGAAAACTTCTGAGAGTTGAATGGGATACGCTAACCTTTCCAGGAAAGGACCCTCTGATAAATCAGGATCATACCTGAAACGAACCCAGATGTAACAAATAACCCCATACATACGCAGAAAATAGTGGATTTTTCCAGAAACGCCAAAAACAGTGGACTTTTTTCAAGAAACGCCAAAAAATAAATGGTGATTTTTTTCCAGAAACGTCAAAAAATGGTGGATTGTTTTTCTCCAAAAAACGCCAAAACGCCAAAAATAGTGGACTTTTTCAAGAAACGCAAAAATGGTGGACTTTTTCAAGAAAcaccaaaaatgttggattttttcCAGAAACGCCAAAAATAGTGGATGTTTTCAAGACACGCAAATCAATGTTGGATTTGTTCCATAAAATCGTTTCTGTATTCTGGTTTAACTAAATTTCCTAACAATTAAATATGGTTATACAATGACCGGAAAGActcatatattaaacaaaattctagcataaaactgctgttattgtcacgtttcgggggtgttttaacaggagagaaaacgtgtgttaacagagagattctcgcgctcacgtgctgttataacacctttttatatatgcgagttccgtggcaaagcgtaaacgtcattcggcccccaAACGGAtcattcaaaacgaaatgacgtcaacgtaaaaacagctcagacattcccgcgcatttcatgaaaatttaatgacgttgaggtaggatgtattcatttattagtattttttccgcgttttgtgctagaatagtgttagcgcatgttcatttcgtgttataacatctgcagaatccctcgggatacgttggtaccctcgccctacgggctcgggcaccaaccaatccctcgggattctgcagacgttatatcACGAAataacatgcgttatccctacaataaaatatatattccatGTCAGTAATATTAATTTATTACCTGGAAAACCCTAGTTCATAGCATATTACTGACGCAATGTTCCTCATCTTCAGCAGAGCGTCATTGTCGGCAGCCGTCAGATTTTCAGTCCAGTATCCGCTTACTCCATACGTGTTGATATCTATAGACAAGCTTCCTGCCGCTATTCGCACCACTTCTATTTCGTACTGTGTCGCTGAGGAATTGAAATTGTATCACCTTCTACACTATACAGTTAAGTACTTTTAGATCGTCGTTGCTTTGTATGAAAGAGTCTTAATGGTGTTAAAGTCTAACAACAGTGTTGCTGTTGGTGGGAAATGTTATATAACAAAGTGGAAAAACTGCAAAGAGGCCAAGTGTGACACATTCATAGTTCATAAACGAGGGCAATGAAACGTAATTAGATGTCAGATCCATCTAGACTAACATTAATTTtcgataatttcattttaaatattttatgaatctaTAGGATGGTAACAGGaaacgttcattttttttttcttagcttTGAATTGTTCTTAAATAAactaattttattgtaattttagcAATTTTGGACAGCAATGCTGACTCGATTTGTTCAGGGAGTCTAATGAAACTTTCAGAATTTCTTAGTCAGCATGCCAAGTTTTACACAAGCATTATTCTGTACAAATACATTTCAGGccttaaatttcaaacaaatgaagaTATATGTTGCGGTGTTAAAAAGGACTATTTTTAGCTCAGTCTGTAGAGCACTCGCCGTGTGAGGGTACCATGTTTGAACTCTGGCCTAATTGCACCTTTTTCTCGCCCAAGGAAATTTGTATTCCCAACATATGACCTAGGCTTACTTGCTTGGCCagtaaggtattagacccctaatagagtacctccttttgaagagtattcaatttatACCATAAACCTGCTTTGaaggggcgtaggttcaagccctattgggaccaaattttttctccttattttccttttttctagtaaggtttttacttttttcaagaaaaagtttAATGAATACGATCGTCAGATGATAAAGAAAATGGTAGCCGAACTTCTGGcagatatacattttatataaaacagttcGTAGATGAAAACATTCAGATGCTTCAATTCACCTGTGAATGATTTTGTTTAAGTGCTcgaaaatataatgaatatttctggcgaacctgaaaaaaaaacacttaaaaatgaCATACCATTACATTCCACACCAAGGACATGGTTTGATGCACAGGAACTATTTTCCGGAAGTCTATGAAATTGACACCGTTCAATAGACAGTTCACTTCCGGTACATGTAACTCGATGAGTTCCCGTATGTCCTGGTCCGAAATATGAGTTGATGGTAAGAGCTGAATTTTCTCTAAAATGTGAATGAGAGACTTAATTCAGTTTCCCTCGTTATTAACGCAGTTATTT
The Mercenaria mercenaria strain notata chromosome 10, MADL_Memer_1, whole genome shotgun sequence genome window above contains:
- the LOC123561010 gene encoding neurotrypsin-like; protein product: MGNNVTQESNEYVGKWDTWIRCDAHDTDIVADCNWPVWPKTDCPAGEESRISCNGNIRLTDGTNSQNGNIELFRNGAFTSICDLDPDFKVARVVCRQMGFDAENSALTINSYFGPGHTGTHRVTCTGSELSIERCQFHRLPENSSCASNHVLGVECNATQYEIEVVRIAAGSLSIDINTYGVSGYWTENLTAADNDALLKMRNIASVICYELGFSRYDPDLSEGPFLERLAYPIQLSEVFACSGLEERLSECSVGGDPDGVQDSTGSLTEIAISCKDGLKLLDGETPHSGILMQRSGMDGTLQTFADIRPDYPMALVACRELGYSSSLVEIYLKEIVDEDASPIHVEYLCSGEELLLRDCQTKHNRNKRSDNVVALNCKATDIAVMEVYGITTNGSKSEKRLSGRRQGGRDVAPMSRFCHNGTTFDGTTFDANTAGVICHQLGYSRIGAKFTLVSPLGNSDVIDDLARYK